A single genomic interval of Candidatus Neomarinimicrobiota bacterium harbors:
- the raiA gene encoding ribosome-associated translation inhibitor RaiA, which yields MQRGVKDIRIEVTARHFKAPKQLRDFVEREVRELRRYFDGLLDCHIVLSKDNGLEVAEIIAHSKGHQFTVTEASQKMDRAVVLAVDNLKSQMRRYKDRLVEK from the coding sequence ATGCAGCGAGGAGTGAAAGATATCCGTATTGAAGTAACGGCCCGCCATTTCAAGGCGCCCAAGCAACTGCGCGATTTTGTGGAGAGGGAAGTGCGTGAGCTCCGCCGCTATTTTGACGGCCTCCTCGATTGCCACATCGTCCTGTCTAAAGACAACGGCCTGGAGGTGGCCGAAATTATTGCCCATTCCAAGGGCCACCAGTTCACCGTCACCGAGGCCAGTCAAAAAATGGACCGCGCGGTGGTGCTGGCCGTGGACAACCTCAAGTCCCAGATGCGTCGCTACAAAGACCGCCTCGTTGAGAAGTAA
- a CDS encoding nucleotidyltransferase family protein — translation MRALIPLAGRGTRLLPHSAGRQKALLPVGGRPVLDHILEPLVAAGVSEIILVVGFLGDQVREHMAGYDRAKVTFVEQTSQEGLGHAVYLGLTGGLPTGAGRGEPIVIVLADTLFELDYAAFLNTASNVIGVVEVDNPQAFGVVQTEGSRVIGMVEKPKQPRTNLAIAGIYRLDDTDSLQQALAALIKDEVKTRGEFQLTDALNNMLARGEPFQVQRVERWLDCGTPETLLATNAYLLESLGGAFVYPDAVVAGTTLRASSVMAGCLILNSTLDNCIVLPGARLERCSIRGEVIAAGARLSGYTTGG, via the coding sequence ATGCGAGCCCTCATCCCCCTGGCCGGACGTGGCACCCGCCTGCTGCCCCATTCGGCGGGCCGGCAGAAAGCCCTGCTACCGGTGGGCGGCCGTCCCGTGCTCGATCATATCCTCGAGCCCCTCGTGGCCGCCGGCGTCAGCGAGATCATCCTTGTGGTCGGTTTTTTGGGTGATCAGGTCCGGGAGCACATGGCCGGCTACGACCGGGCCAAGGTCACCTTCGTCGAGCAGACCTCACAGGAAGGGCTGGGCCACGCGGTCTATCTCGGCCTCACCGGCGGCCTGCCAACAGGCGCCGGACGGGGCGAGCCCATCGTCATCGTCCTGGCCGACACACTCTTCGAGCTGGACTACGCCGCGTTCCTCAACACGGCGAGCAATGTCATTGGCGTGGTAGAAGTGGATAACCCCCAGGCCTTTGGCGTAGTGCAGACTGAAGGGAGCCGCGTCATCGGCATGGTGGAGAAGCCAAAACAGCCCCGCACCAACCTGGCCATCGCCGGAATCTACCGCCTTGACGACACCGACAGCCTGCAGCAGGCGCTTGCTGCTCTCATCAAGGACGAGGTCAAAACCCGGGGGGAGTTCCAGCTCACCGACGCCCTCAACAACATGCTGGCCCGGGGCGAGCCCTTCCAGGTCCAGCGGGTGGAGCGCTGGCTGGATTGCGGCACCCCCGAAACCTTGCTGGCTACCAACGCCTATTTATTGGAGTCGCTGGGGGGCGCCTTCGTGTACCCCGATGCGGTGGTCGCCGGGACCACCCTGCGTGCCAGCTCCGTCATGGCCGGCTGCCTGATTTTGAATTCGACCCTGGACAACTGCATCGTCCTGCCCGGCGCACGGCTGGAGCGCTGCTCCATTCGCGGTGAGGTCATCGCGGCGGGTGCCCGACTGTCGGGCTACACCACCGGCGGCTAG
- the pckA gene encoding phosphoenolpyruvate carboxykinase (ATP), with product MPFGLEELGITSPGQVRRNLPVHRLVEDILRMDGGRMGPAGATMISTGKYTGRSPDDRYIVDEPSSREQIWWGPVNHKVSGEVFEVLYRRVIDYYNRDADGRGVYLFDGQLGADPRYSLNVRILARKAWQAHFADNMFIRLTPKQLQSHRPEFTILNASDVVDDQWQAHGLNSEIFIIFHLGRRIAIIGGTEYGGEMKKGLFAVMNYLLPQKGVLTMHCSANVDRNGEHPALFFGLSGTGKTTLSTDPDRPLIGDDEHGWSDHGIFNFEGGCYAKVINLDPLAEPDIYAAIRFGALLENVVFDQETGAVDYSDASKTENTRVSYPLDHVGNSQSANGQASIAGHPDTIIFLSADAYGVLPPVSRLSTEQAMYHFISGYTAKVAGTERGVTEPQATFSPCFGGPFLPLPPLTYAQLLRDKLEASGAKVYLVNTGWTGGTADSGAKRIPIQATRAMITSILTGAIERAQSEVDPVFGTQVPTQLSGVDAALLRPKTTWPDGAAYDQTARKLVRAFDANFRNYAQDHSDLISAGPNLDYGA from the coding sequence GTGCCCTTCGGACTGGAAGAACTCGGCATCACCTCGCCCGGCCAGGTGCGGCGCAACCTGCCCGTCCACCGGCTGGTGGAGGACATCCTCCGGATGGATGGCGGCCGCATGGGACCCGCTGGCGCCACGATGATCAGCACCGGCAAGTACACCGGCCGCTCGCCCGATGACCGCTACATTGTGGATGAGCCGTCCTCCCGGGAGCAAATCTGGTGGGGGCCCGTCAACCACAAAGTGAGCGGGGAGGTCTTCGAGGTCCTTTACCGGCGCGTGATCGATTATTATAACCGCGACGCCGACGGCCGTGGCGTCTACCTGTTCGACGGCCAGCTGGGTGCCGACCCCCGCTACAGCCTCAATGTCCGCATTCTCGCCCGTAAGGCCTGGCAGGCCCATTTCGCCGACAACATGTTCATCCGGCTCACCCCAAAACAACTTCAGTCCCACCGGCCCGAGTTCACCATCCTGAACGCCTCCGACGTCGTGGATGACCAGTGGCAGGCCCACGGCCTGAACTCCGAGATCTTCATCATCTTCCACCTGGGCCGCCGCATCGCCATCATCGGCGGCACCGAGTATGGCGGCGAGATGAAAAAGGGCCTGTTCGCGGTGATGAACTACCTGCTGCCCCAAAAGGGGGTGCTGACCATGCACTGCTCCGCCAACGTGGACCGTAACGGCGAGCACCCCGCGCTGTTTTTCGGCCTCTCGGGGACCGGCAAGACCACGCTCTCCACCGACCCCGACCGTCCCCTCATCGGCGATGACGAGCACGGCTGGTCAGACCACGGCATCTTTAATTTCGAGGGCGGTTGCTACGCCAAGGTTATCAATCTCGATCCCCTGGCCGAGCCCGATATCTACGCTGCCATCCGCTTTGGCGCGCTGCTGGAGAACGTGGTCTTCGACCAGGAAACCGGCGCCGTGGACTACAGCGATGCCTCCAAGACGGAGAACACCCGAGTCTCCTACCCCCTGGATCACGTCGGCAATTCACAGTCCGCCAACGGCCAAGCCAGCATCGCCGGCCACCCCGACACCATCATTTTCCTCAGCGCCGATGCCTACGGTGTGCTGCCGCCCGTGTCGCGCCTTAGCACCGAGCAGGCTATGTACCACTTCATCAGCGGCTATACTGCCAAGGTGGCTGGTACCGAACGCGGCGTCACCGAACCCCAGGCCACCTTCTCCCCCTGCTTTGGGGGCCCCTTCCTGCCGCTGCCGCCCCTCACCTACGCCCAGCTCCTCCGGGATAAACTCGAGGCGTCGGGGGCCAAGGTCTATCTGGTGAACACGGGCTGGACGGGGGGCACCGCTGACAGCGGCGCAAAGCGGATACCCATTCAGGCCACCCGGGCCATGATCACCAGTATTCTCACCGGGGCCATCGAACGGGCGCAGAGCGAAGTGGACCCGGTCTTTGGGACCCAGGTGCCGACCCAACTATCCGGCGTAGACGCCGCCCTGCTGCGGCCCAAAACAACCTGGCCCGACGGGGCGGCCTACGATCAGACGGCCCGCAAGCTGGTGCGTGCGTTCGATGCCAATTTTCGTAACTACGCTCAGGACCATTCCGATTTGATCAGTGCCGGACCAAACCTGGATTACGGCGCCTGA